The genomic interval TGGTCGGGAACGCGGAACTCGCGGTCGCCGCTGTGGATGGTGACACCCATCCATATCTTGTCTGCCTTGATGAGCGGAAAGGTCTCCTTGTAGGTGATGGCCTGGACGTTACCAATGATCAGGAACCGTTTATCGTGCTCCACGAGTTGGGCGACGTACTCGCGGAAGAGGGAGAAAGGCGGGTTGGTGACAACGATGTCCGCCTCTTTCAGGAGCGCGATACACTCGGCGCTGCGGAAGTCGCCGCCTTCCGCGAGGGGTGTGCGCGTGTGGGGGTTCTGCTCCAGGAAGAGCTTGACGTCTTCGATTCCGGCTGCGCCGTCGCCGGTGACATCCTTCACGTCAGTTATCTCGACGGCGAGAGCCTTCGGCTTTTCGCGCTTGCCATTGCCCTCGTTGAGCTCCGGCAGAGCGAGTTGTGCGCCGGCTATGGGGGAGCCGTCGTAGCTGGTGGAGATCAGCTTCTTGAGCCCGAGCTTGTTGAAGTTGGCGGCGAAGTACTTGAAGAAGTTGCTTTCGAAGGGGTCGTCGCAGTTGCAGTAGACGACCTTTCCGCGGAAGGTGTCGGGGTCAAACTCAAGGTAAGCCTCGACCTCTTTCTGAATGTCGACGTACTGCGTGTAGAACTCGTCCTGCCTGGCCGCCTTCGCGGCGTGAAGGCTGCGGTTCAGCGACTTGCTTTCCATGGGCAATAAGTTCCCTTAAGTTTCTCTGACACCATTTCTGCTAACAAGTGATTCTACGGACCCGCCGATTATCCCTTGTGGGGTGATCAGTGTCAAATCCCACAGGTAGTGCGCACCTGCGGCGACCTCTCCGGAACCTCCCCCAGCCCCTCCCTGGTAAGGAGGGGAGCTTCCCCGCTGTCCCCCTTGTCACGGGGGACCGGCCTCCGGGCCGAGGGGGTTCTGCGTCCCGCGCCCTTCGATACACTCTCCGCTTCGCTCCGAGCGCTCAGGGCCGTCGGATCGGTTGCGGCAGAGCGCCCCCTTCACCGGCGCGCGGAAAACCGGTATTCTTGCCAGTTTACTATATCGCGTGA from Armatimonadota bacterium carries:
- a CDS encoding adenine-specific methyltransferase EcoRI family protein; translation: MESKSLNRSLHAAKAARQDEFYTQYVDIQKEVEAYLEFDPDTFRGKVVYCNCDDPFESNFFKYFAANFNKLGLKKLISTSYDGSPIAGAQLALPELNEGNGKREKPKALAVEITDVKDVTGDGAAGIEDVKLFLEQNPHTRTPLAEGGDFRSAECIALLKEADIVVTNPPFSLFREYVAQLVEHDKRFLIIGNVQAITYKETFPLIKADKIWMGVTIHSGDREFRVPDHYPLNAAGWRVDENGVKYIRVKGVRWWTNMDHGPRHKELPLMTMADNLKFSKHKELRGKAAYDRYDNYDAIEVPFTDAIPSDYDGAMGVPITFLDRYNPAQFEIMGITDRDNNSGVKTKEYTEADAPNFGDLNRRGVVRVANEYKPIYARLIIRHRRRTRPAGGTKK